Proteins encoded within one genomic window of Haladaptatus sp. QDMS2:
- a CDS encoding DUF4129 domain-containing protein — translation MDTDRILSAVVAVLCILSVGFASTTLDDTIETKPEDVIDIDYDKLPINPQEAEEFKGDNVQTADPDSTATPAEESEKKTAEAQPQPGNGDDQQNKPSDETVEAQNSGSRPKILEESLLDKLLALLMSILPFILIGAVLAVVVKKRKTIAAWLETADRDSTTETTATVVARPDNEVYEAWHEVASVIPYERRKAMTPDEVAAAVRGQVELDDDALMELTQTFKRIRYGGAQLTDVDRDLASRVQEQLRANRVASK, via the coding sequence ATGGATACGGACAGAATCCTTTCTGCGGTGGTTGCGGTGCTCTGTATCCTCTCTGTCGGATTCGCCTCGACGACCCTCGACGACACCATCGAGACGAAACCCGAGGACGTCATCGACATCGACTACGACAAACTCCCCATCAATCCACAGGAGGCAGAGGAGTTCAAGGGCGACAACGTCCAGACAGCGGACCCCGACTCGACGGCGACGCCCGCAGAGGAGAGTGAAAAGAAGACTGCGGAGGCCCAACCCCAACCCGGCAACGGTGACGACCAGCAGAACAAGCCGAGCGACGAAACCGTCGAGGCACAAAACTCCGGGTCCAGACCGAAAATCCTCGAAGAGAGTCTCCTCGACAAACTGCTCGCCCTGCTCATGAGCATCCTGCCGTTCATCCTCATCGGCGCGGTGCTCGCGGTGGTCGTGAAGAAACGAAAGACCATCGCCGCGTGGCTGGAGACCGCAGACCGCGATTCGACGACCGAAACCACGGCGACCGTCGTCGCCCGGCCGGATAACGAGGTGTACGAAGCGTGGCACGAAGTGGCGAGCGTCATCCCGTACGAGCGCAGAAAAGCCATGACGCCTGACGAGGTCGCTGCGGCGGTGCGCGGACAGGTCGAACTCGACGACGACGCACTCATGGAGTTGACACAGACGTTCAAACGGATTCGGTACGGAGGCGCACAGCTAACCGACGTAGACCGCGACCTCGCGTCGCGAGTCCAGGAACAACTCAGAGCGAATCGGGTGGCCAGCAAATGA